The genome window CAGCTTTTTCTATAATGAGCGCTGATTTATTATAGGCAACCTAACGTAATTATTAATTTGAATTTAGCTTAAAACCAGtcttttgctttttattttattatttaaaaaatcataataaAGAATTAGGACTACAGTCAGAAGCCATTATTGCAAAATAGCAGGATAATCAGGAGACCAATTAGATGTTTATTCATGAAACCGTAAGATGTTTGACGCAGTGCAGTGACAGGGTGAGGTAAAGTAGACCTGTTTACATGGCTAAAAATAAGTATGTCTGGAAATGTATTTATAATACATACGTAACCTAGGCctactaataaaaactaaaggCAAATACCAATCTGAAATTATCATCCCTGGCATCAATTCGAGTCTTGGGAAATCAGTGTGTTTCATGATGTGTCCGTTCGAAACTTATTTGACAAAGGGAGCAATAATTTTGTACTTATCTGGAATGACCATTGGTTCTTCCCCCATTTGTTTTGTGCCTAACGGGTCGATAAGGATGATGTGCAGCCAGCGAGTTGTTATCACAAAATAAACCCAGACAAGGTGATCAGGATGTGCATTTGATAAAGGCCTATAGGTGTAATGAGCTTGTAGATCGGCTTACAGCAAAAATACTGAAGAGAAACAGTAGACATAGATATGGAAGAAAttgtttcaaaatggtgttcaaaatattatttttttattatttaaaacatatttacttaattttaagtaaataaaaacagctacattgcaaaaaacaatattgaatTTGACAAAATTCACTGCAACAACACTGCCAGGTCTAAAATTTGCACCTCACAAATAAAACTGAAGAGTTTCTTTAAACAGcaagtttctttaaaaatgaaatggcGTCTATCCAGTAagtttgatttttttacattggtggggaaataatttttttttcttcagagCCAATTAAGGTTTCATTAAGGTTTATTGCTGTTTACTTGAACAATAGTTAAAATAGTCTTTTTGTTATCATAATCTTATTTATAAAGGTTACAggccaaaaacaacaaatatacaataattctatttatttattatttttggttAATTTGAACCTTTTTGTGATGCCAGTAAAAATTCTGACATGCAAGTTAAAAACTGAACCAAAATGTTTCCTCCCAGATctgctttatttttaataagtaatgcataaaaaacataaaagtaatacataaaaaacagacGGACATCAGTGGTTATATGTACATACAGATtcattgtttggtcgaaattattgctagggacaattcagtgtTCCCTGGAATATGGTAGGGACATGTCCTAGCATCCCTTCATATAAAAAAGTAACAGTAGTCTGATTACgagtattttaaaaatgtagtttAATCCAATTACAAGTCCTCGATTTTTGAAATCTGATTACGTAATCCGTTACTACCCAGCTCTGGCTatcataatatgatttttatccttaaaaggatagttcacgcaaaaattctgtcatcatttactcaacaaacataaatgtatttgttctgataaacacgaagaaagatattttgagcaatgtttgtaaccgaaCCGTTCAtaaaccccattcacttccatagtattcttttttcttatGGGGCttatgatcggtttggttacaaacattcctcaaaatatcttgaacaaagaaatgtatacaggtttgttacaacatgagagtcatttttgggtgaactatccctttaaaatccCCAGTGTTTTGTTAGATTGTGACATTAAGTGAACAGTAGGGGCGGTGTGTGTCCAATGCTCTCCATTCACCAATATCTCCAAAGAAGAACAAAGAAACATTGGAAGGAGTCgttgtgcgtgcgtgtgtgtatggTTTACTAAACCAccgaaaatataaataaatgtcgatctgttaaaaaaaaaaagatttgccTTCGTAATCTCAGATAGTATGACCTCAAGAAAACGCTGAAGATTTACGATAAAGAAAAGGTGGAATATTTTATTCATGAATACAATGTTTGACCTAAAGTGTGAAAGCTCGACAGATGATGATGGAGGAACGGAGGAAGGTGATCCCAGTTTAGCAGCACAAATATCCAGGTGTGCAAACGTCTCGTCGGCAGATTTGGACGAACTGGAGAACAGCCGCAGCGAAGCCAGCACTGTCAAACAAACAATATGGGCGGTCAACTGTTTCAAAGCCTGGCTGCGTGAAAAGCAGCTCACCGTTGACTTTAAAACCGTGGAGAAATCCGAACTGACCCCAGTGCTGCGGGAATATTATGGTTCTATACGGACAAGTAAAGGAGAGCTGTACGGTATCAGCAGCTATGTTGGGCTTCGGGCTGGATTAAATCGTTTTATGAACGACCCTCCTATTGGGCGTGCGTGGAATTTAATGCAGGACCCTGAATTCAGGCCCGCTAATAACGTTTTTAAGGGCATCGTTAAACAGATCCGACGATCAGGTAGGAACATAACAACACACTACCCGCCGATCTCACCTGAAGACCAGGAAATACTTAAACACTCTCCAGCACTAGACCCTGGCAACCCCAGaggtttattaaataaagtctGGTTTGATATCCAGTTACATTTCGGACTCCGGGGCAAGGAGGGCAATCGACACCTGCAGCCAGACTCGTTTATGCTTAAGCGGGACGAAAACGGGTTAAAATGTTTCACGATGACATTCACTGTGATCTCAAAGAACACGCTCGAAAAAGACAAGAAAAAGAGGGGGAGCGCTATGTATGAAGACCCCGGCAATCCACTCTGTCCCGTCGCCTCTTTGGAGAAATATCTAAGCAAAATCCCACCGGCTGCAAAAGCGCTCTACCTTCAGCCCAAAAGGTATGTGGTCCCTAATGACTTCTGGTATACAGCGGTACCTCTTGGAGTCAATTACCTGTCTCAAATGCTGCCCAAAATATGCAAAGAGGCCGGGACGCAATCAATCTACACTAACCACAGTCTACGGGTCACTGCGATACGAAAGCTGTCTGATTCGAGGGAGATCATGGCCGTGTGTGTGAACAGGTATGTTGAACCTTAAATACTGTAAGACGTTCAAACTGATACTGTCTTGGCAatggcgtgtttaccattttggggggCCTAAGCAAAGTCCAAGGGCCTGGGGCCCCCATTGCCCCAACATTGCCTAAGGTTTGCCTTTGAACTGCACAACAATAATATTGAGTAGAATTATGTTAGACATATAAActggatttatttttttaaggatGCTTAACACAACACAAAATTGTTACAGTTTGGTATAAGACAAAaattattggtttaaaaaaacagtgTCCATTATTCGAAATAATACTGAataatttctgtaaaaaaataaggGTCTTGGTTTTGTGGTTCCCAAACGTTTTTCCACTGCCCACCTTTAATTtctaaagaaaacatttttaagtcccTATCAGATATATCCTTTGCTTGCAAACTCcttataggatgtatttaaaacaatgtaattaataCAGTACTGTAACTTCAGTGTGTGACATCTTACTAAAAACACTAAATGAGAAACAAATACGAAGTATAAGATTATGATTCAGACTGATCTAAAAACTGAACTAACAAACACCAGCAAATGGCGTTGTAAGTTGGTTATTGCCTGGATTTATAATGAGAATAACATAACTCTCATGTtcatattgcaaaaacaaaccTACTGTGAGCATATAGACTAGACATACATtaaagatgagattttgatGACATATGGTGTTCTGGAatactttattctgattggtcagtggtGACAGGTCTGTTACGTAACTTAAGTGTATAATGTACAGCCATCTGGCTTTTATAGCACAATAAACTCATAGGTTGATCAGGTTTTGTTTAGCGATAACTAGTGATGGAAGAAacaaagcttttcgaagctttggatcaattgaaccaattgcttcgtaaattgattcagttttttcGAGGCGTTCGAAACGCCATACACGCTGGCGatacctgctggtcaaaatagtgtcaAAGCAGcaagatctgtccaaacattttacactttttataaaataatagcaacattgttctaaaaatatttttttaagaaacattaattatttaatttaattaaaacataatcaaaagtgtattctgtgtttttagttttatttatggcaaacaaatcattaaaaccaaCTCTCtctttttaattatgcacatttttgtaattaaatctgtctataaacaaaaagtagactaaaatggtagtgttattactcggaaggatgaatgttttataaacttttacaataaaactgacccgagttcacctacactggtcatttgtgatcaactcccactagtggtgaatcgtcggattttcgaaatgtttcgaaacagttatgatgtaatgaagcctcgtttgttaaatcacgtgactttggccagtttaaaacaagctccgaaccaatgattcgaaacaaaagattcgtaaatgtttcgaagcctcatgaagcgtGCTTCGAAATCGCCCATCACTagcgataacaactggctggATGGATATTATCATTCTTTCTTGATACACGGCTACTTCTGGTGTTCCCTACAAAATAAAGACTCTGTTACCTGATTAGCTAATCCTAACCTCACAGAGAGGACAAGAGGAGTCATCATTTAACAGCAGTCATTTTTGGCACCACATCGGTGTCCTGACATTTCATTTCATGAACATTGACaatagggatgctccgatcaggatttttgcagccgaaTGCCGATTTGTTGTCTTCGTGATCAGCCGATCCGATCCTTcaagctgatatgcaagctcAGATAAAGTAAAACCACATATGTTGCCTTTATTATATTACGTAcagtaattaggtatattattgttttaatagagcaaataataaactttcagcatgaggatgcaattgtctgcgatagatatgtgtttgatggggatgtgaagacgctTCGCACTATTAGGACTGGAGCGCATCCTCataaaaaatacacatatctctgtaaagacaaagagaGAAATCCAAATTTGCATGTCGCACATAAGCAACGGGTTATAAAAATGCTCGCACTGCATAAAAATGGTCTCTAATTGCAGCCGCATTCAGGAGCCCTGTGATGACAAAAGTGAACAGAAAGATCGGTTCATGAGATTGACAAATTTAGCGAGTACTGATTGAGTCATTTTTTCCATTAGCGGCCGATACCGATCTTCG of Paramisgurnus dabryanus chromosome 22, PD_genome_1.1, whole genome shotgun sequence contains these proteins:
- the LOC135785287 gene encoding uncharacterized protein isoform X1, whose amino-acid sequence is MNTMFDLKCESSTDDDGGTEEGDPSLAAQISRCANVSSADLDELENSRSEASTVKQTIWAVNCFKAWLREKQLTVDFKTVEKSELTPVLREYYGSIRTSKGELYGISSYVGLRAGLNRFMNDPPIGRAWNLMQDPEFRPANNVFKGIVKQIRRSGRNITTHYPPISPEDQEILKHSPALDPGNPRGLLNKVWFDIQLHFGLRGKEGNRHLQPDSFMLKRDENGLKCFTMTFTVISKNTLEKDKKKRGSAMYEDPGNPLCPVASLEKYLSKIPPAAKALYLQPKRYVVPNDFWYTAVPLGVNYLSQMLPKICKEAGTQSIYTNHSLRVTAIRKLSDSREIMAVCVNSGHIETNSQWQQESAPYSASSEIDSSSMTQESPVSSNSWMKQEPENEIIEWENINTEAPAEAEQENMLSSASNAIPAAATSIEGLPPSVMLTITKLQCLVESKQEKIDALEKQVQDLQEDRRFLRSQIENLTSARVVQFPEVPTASTSVFLEPRSHKRHQKTMSNQYDSDESFDGSISTDSSEELNSIKKKRHNKKKQKRGCVQYD
- the LOC135785287 gene encoding uncharacterized protein isoform X2, producing MNTMFDLKCESSTDDDGGTEEGDPSLAAQISRCANVSSADLDELENSRSEASTVKQTIWAVNCFKAWLREKQLTVDFKTVEKSELTPVLREYYGSIRTSKGELYGISSYVGLRAGLNRFMNDPPIGRAWNLMQDPEFRPANNVFKGIVKQIRRSGRNITTHYPPISPEDQEILKHSPALDPGNPRGLLNKVWFDIQLHFGLRGKEGNRHLQPDSFMLKRDENGLKCFTMTFTVISKNTLEKDKKKRGSAMYEDPGNPLCPVASLEKYLSKIPPAAKALYLQPKRYVVPNDFWYTAVPLGVNYLSQMLPKICKEAGTQSIYTNHSLRVTAIRKLSDSREIMAVCVNSGHIETNSQWQQESAPYSASSEIDSSSMTQESPVSSNSWMKQEPENEIIEWENINTEAPAEAEQENMLSSASNAIPAATSIEGLPPSVMLTITKLQCLVESKQEKIDALEKQVQDLQEDRRFLRSQIENLTSARVVQFPEVPTASTSVFLEPRSHKRHQKTMSNQYDSDESFDGSISTDSSEELNSIKKKRHNKKKQKRGCVQYD